The following proteins are encoded in a genomic region of Anguilla anguilla isolate fAngAng1 chromosome 15, fAngAng1.pri, whole genome shotgun sequence:
- the LOC118213646 gene encoding gamma-crystallin M3-like has translation MGRIIFYEDRNFGGRSYECMSDCPEISSYLSRCNSCRVDSGCFMVYDRPNYMGNQYFLRRGEYSDYSRMGMFESIRSCRMIPMHRGNFRMRIYERENFGGQMMELMDDCDSIMDRYRMSDCQSCNVMDGHWLMYEQPHYRGRMMYMRPGEYRSFRDMGYSNMRFMSMRRIMDSC, from the exons ATGGGCAGG ATCATCTTCTACGAGGACAGGAACTTCGGCGGTCGCTCCTATGAGTGCATGAGCGACTGCCCCGAGATCAGCTCCTACCTGAGCCGCTGCAACTCCTGCAGGGTGGACAGCGGCTGCTTCATGGTCTACGACCGTCCCAACTACATGGGGAACCAGTACTTCCTGAGGAGGGGAGAATACTCTGACTACTCCCGTATGGGCATGTTCGAGTCCATCCGCTCCTGCCGAATGATCCCCATG CACAGAGGAAACTTCAGGATGAGGATCTACGAGAGGGAGAACTTTGGAGGTCAGATGATGGAGCTGATGGATGACTGTGACTCCATCATGGACCGTTACCGCATGTCCGACTGCCAGTCCTGTAACGTGATGGACGGCCACTGGCTGATGTACGAGCAGCCCCACTACAGAGGCAGGATGATGTACATGAGGCCTGGGGAGTACAGGAGCTTCAGAGATATGGGATACAGCAACATGAGATTCATGTCCATGAGGCGCATCATGGATTCCTGTTGA